The Flammeovirga agarivorans genome has a window encoding:
- a CDS encoding helix-turn-helix transcriptional regulator: MAQNKNALIRYKTIDKCLQNKYKEWTLNDLIEACSEALYEYEGRDINVSKRSVQLDIQMMRSDKLGYNAPIVVYNKKYYKYEDDNYSIMNIPLNENDMSILSETVEMLKQFKDFSLFSELGGIIQRLEDKVYSEKTNQPSIIHLDKNENLKGLQHLDIIYQAILKEVTLDIKYQSFTAKNPSKVVFFPYILKEFNNRWFVIGKRQKNRVILTFALDRILEIDYNLKVDYVKENFDGDEYYKDTIGVTVMNKKQLHDCHLKVNAFNAPYVITKPIHHSQKLIETYDDGSVVVSVRVHLNYEFERIILGFGDSMEVLKPWSLKSRIKQRHKKAYHNYLKEEEEQCKD; encoded by the coding sequence ATGGCACAAAATAAGAATGCTTTAATACGTTACAAAACGATAGATAAATGTCTGCAAAACAAGTATAAAGAGTGGACATTAAATGATTTAATAGAAGCTTGCTCTGAAGCGTTGTATGAATATGAGGGAAGAGACATCAACGTAAGTAAACGTAGTGTTCAGCTTGATATTCAAATGATGCGGAGTGATAAATTAGGATACAATGCTCCTATTGTTGTATATAATAAGAAATACTACAAATACGAAGACGACAACTACTCTATCATGAATATCCCTTTAAATGAAAATGATATGAGTATTTTATCGGAAACCGTAGAAATGCTAAAGCAATTCAAAGACTTTTCCTTGTTTTCTGAATTGGGTGGCATCATTCAACGTTTAGAAGACAAAGTCTATTCTGAGAAAACCAATCAACCCTCGATTATTCATCTAGATAAAAATGAAAACTTAAAAGGTCTTCAACATTTAGATATTATCTATCAAGCAATATTAAAGGAGGTAACTTTAGATATAAAGTATCAATCATTCACAGCAAAGAACCCTTCTAAAGTGGTGTTTTTTCCATATATACTGAAAGAATTTAATAACCGGTGGTTTGTCATAGGAAAACGACAAAAAAATAGAGTAATCCTCACTTTCGCATTAGACCGAATTTTGGAAATCGACTACAATCTAAAGGTCGACTATGTAAAAGAAAACTTTGATGGGGATGAATATTACAAAGACACTATTGGGGTAACGGTAATGAACAAAAAGCAACTTCATGATTGCCATCTAAAAGTCAATGCTTTTAATGCTCCCTATGTGATTACCAAACCAATTCACCATTCTCAAAAACTTATCGAAACCTATGATGATGGTAGTGTTGTAGTATCTGTAAGAGTACATCTCAATTATGAGTTTGAACGAATAATATTAGGTTTTGGTGATAGTATGGAGGTACTGAAACCTTGGAGTTTAAAAAGTAGAATAAAACAAAGACATAAAAAGGCCTATCACAATTATCTAAAGGAAGAGGAAGAACAATGCAAAGATTAA
- a CDS encoding helix-turn-helix domain-containing protein: MEDKYIISTSDIDHHKGYEIIAKELGGTWDGEELNINNSWCQVKANSIRFLGDMFVDIFHLNSKKPIVAQYTPNEEKHYIIVRIGCTGEFYRKGQSTNFNNLGIYIYNSSQEFELEFPNNIDCQWVTIRFSLDLFNSFNSPNPDFKLKTLFDDKSPWLQYFSLDVEIENYVKTIMANVDPSRRRHITFFSKSADIMGAIIEKMENESTRLKTNIHPEDLKAMVRLKNTYLSDFSEQPNLTELSDEYGMSVSKLNRIFKSIFDQPVLQFYNQQKVEEVFRQITYTDKSLTEIAFDLNFSHIAHMSKVFKKYYGYPPSDLRDKK, encoded by the coding sequence ATGGAAGATAAGTACATCATTTCAACCAGTGATATAGACCATCATAAAGGGTATGAGATAATTGCCAAAGAGTTAGGTGGAACTTGGGATGGTGAAGAATTAAATATTAATAATAGTTGGTGTCAGGTGAAAGCCAATTCTATACGCTTCTTAGGAGATATGTTTGTAGATATCTTTCACCTCAATTCTAAGAAACCTATAGTTGCTCAATATACTCCCAATGAGGAAAAGCATTATATCATTGTTCGTATAGGATGTACTGGTGAATTTTATAGAAAAGGACAGAGTACCAACTTTAATAACCTTGGCATATACATATATAATTCTAGTCAGGAGTTTGAGTTAGAGTTTCCTAATAATATTGACTGTCAATGGGTAACGATCCGCTTTTCATTAGATCTTTTCAATAGCTTTAATTCCCCCAACCCAGATTTTAAACTCAAAACTCTTTTTGATGACAAATCACCTTGGTTGCAATATTTTTCTCTTGATGTAGAAATTGAGAACTATGTAAAGACTATTATGGCCAATGTTGACCCGTCAAGACGTAGACATATTACATTTTTTAGTAAGTCTGCAGATATTATGGGGGCAATAATAGAGAAGATGGAAAACGAGTCGACAAGATTAAAGACGAATATCCATCCGGAAGACCTGAAAGCAATGGTTCGACTAAAGAATACCTATTTATCGGACTTTTCAGAACAACCCAACTTAACAGAACTAAGCGATGAATATGGCATGAGTGTTTCTAAGTTGAATCGTATTTTTAAATCCATATTTGATCAGCCAGTACTTCAGTTTTATAATCAACAAAAAGTAGAAGAGGTTTTTAGGCAGATAACCTATACTGATAAAAGCTTGACGGAAATAGCATTTGATTTAAACTTTAGCCATATCGCTCATATGAGTAAAGTATTTAAAAAATACTATGGATATCCACCATCTGATTTAAGGGATAAGAAATAA
- a CDS encoding response regulator, protein MTEQPKNILLVDDDEATNFLNEMILDEMGCAKSIHIATDGQKALNHLNAHFNDVDLIMLDINMPRMNGWEFLEKYKSLDKSHRAKIVIIMVTTSFNHDDKEKAENMAEISGFLNKPLTKEKMSALLEHYFDDQEV, encoded by the coding sequence ATGACAGAACAACCAAAAAACATACTACTTGTTGACGACGACGAGGCAACTAATTTCCTTAACGAAATGATCTTGGATGAAATGGGTTGTGCCAAAAGTATACACATTGCTACTGATGGGCAAAAAGCCCTTAATCATTTAAATGCTCATTTTAATGATGTAGATCTCATTATGCTAGATATCAATATGCCTAGAATGAATGGGTGGGAGTTTCTAGAAAAATACAAAAGCTTGGATAAAAGCCATAGAGCTAAGATTGTCATTATTATGGTTACTACCTCGTTTAACCACGACGATAAGGAAAAAGCTGAAAACATGGCGGAAATTAGTGGCTTTTTGAATAAACCTTTAACCAAAGAAAAGATGAGTGCTCTATTAGAACATTATTTTGATGATCAGGAGGTTTAA
- a CDS encoding Crp/Fnr family transcriptional regulator, which translates to MNLDNFKIQIRKITDFSEDECALFTPHLKKKTLKKGEYLLQVDQPVNEIAFIEKGVLRLYYQSQDGKEVNNHFFLENDYAVSYLDLLKGRPSRYNIQALEDCELITFEVQTLTNAYDQSKNWERFGRIIAESVYAIATNRFESFLFLSAKERYLQMLQDYPFFIEQIPLYHLASYLGIERESLSRIRKEITL; encoded by the coding sequence ATGAACCTTGACAACTTTAAAATTCAAATAAGAAAAATCACTGATTTCTCAGAAGATGAATGTGCGTTATTTACTCCTCATCTGAAGAAAAAAACACTAAAAAAAGGAGAATATCTTTTACAAGTAGATCAACCCGTAAATGAAATCGCTTTTATAGAAAAAGGTGTTTTACGTCTTTATTATCAATCACAAGATGGTAAAGAAGTGAATAACCATTTTTTCTTAGAGAATGACTATGCTGTATCCTACTTAGATTTATTGAAAGGTCGTCCAAGCAGATACAATATTCAAGCATTAGAAGATTGTGAACTAATTACATTCGAGGTTCAAACGTTGACAAATGCTTATGATCAATCAAAAAACTGGGAACGCTTTGGGAGAATCATTGCTGAAAGTGTCTATGCTATTGCTACCAATAGATTCGAATCTTTCTTATTTCTATCTGCAAAAGAACGGTACTTACAAATGCTACAAGATTACCCTTTTTTTATTGAACAAATTCCACTTTATCATTTAGCTTCTTATTTAGGTATTGAAAGAGAGAGTCTTAGTCGAATAAGAAAAGAAATTACTCTTTAA
- a CDS encoding Crp/Fnr family transcriptional regulator has product MLRKNQTFLTYIQRLYEQENRKDKILVKHYRKGDFLFSQDEKPTKVIFIKEGITKCFFTEDNDKEYILEFLGSGEIVGEIEFIKKIKCLCSIQAITDVSVYAIAYDYFSELVKTDLALNNLLLDVFAERIINTSSRASFQQLYTIEHSLGKLLELQAKQEVPLSKENMASYLGVTIRSLNRALKKVRINY; this is encoded by the coding sequence ATGCTAAGGAAAAACCAGACATTTTTAACCTATATACAACGTCTCTATGAACAAGAAAATAGAAAGGATAAGATTCTTGTAAAACACTATCGTAAAGGAGATTTTTTGTTTAGTCAGGACGAAAAACCGACCAAAGTAATTTTCATCAAAGAAGGGATTACAAAGTGTTTTTTTACTGAAGATAATGATAAAGAATATATTTTAGAGTTTTTAGGTAGTGGTGAAATCGTCGGAGAAATTGAGTTTATCAAGAAAATAAAATGTCTATGTAGCATTCAAGCAATTACTGATGTTTCTGTTTATGCAATTGCCTATGATTACTTTTCAGAATTAGTGAAGACGGATCTTGCTCTGAATAATTTGCTGCTAGATGTTTTTGCAGAAAGAATTATCAATACATCAAGTAGAGCATCATTTCAACAACTTTATACAATAGAACATAGTTTAGGTAAACTATTAGAACTTCAAGCAAAGCAGGAAGTACCATTATCCAAAGAGAACATGGCTTCTTATTTAGGTGTGACAATAAGAAGTTTGAATCGAGCATTGAAGAAAGTTAGAATTAATTATTAA
- a CDS encoding C45 family autoproteolytic acyltransferase/hydolase: MQLVKEFKAGKLYVANNFLVPVLEGSNIEMGEQYGALMLDEMQKTFDLVVQPEINSGHLDQEAIDLWVNRAYGTGSLRTKDFYDGVALGTGWSLENVVLLDQIMEYGIYKEKLHSFAGCTSIVSYGEQSKDGGMYIGRNLDWSPAFNKFPTVFTVRKPNDGSYKMATAGWPGMYCAFTAMNEHGVYLDVHDGTSMGGSLVFLERPSLLNTLTDILSESKTLKAVKSRFNGMVNSLSIIFTLADKTDAASVEGSSFGGNRVRNAKEDTLVVANSFFNEDWGLGLRETVSNSMRRFSNMTDRLAERRGEVDAKITRDLMDLRLFNEDGTFKENGGCTKPALQDADLTNYQTVFDINEQKVWIKIPVPEYFADWTEIDLKKLWN; encoded by the coding sequence ATGCAATTAGTAAAAGAATTCAAAGCGGGTAAACTTTATGTAGCAAACAATTTTTTAGTACCAGTATTAGAAGGTTCTAACATTGAAATGGGTGAACAATACGGGGCATTAATGTTGGATGAAATGCAAAAAACATTTGATCTAGTAGTACAACCAGAAATTAACTCGGGACACTTGGACCAAGAAGCGATTGATCTTTGGGTAAATAGAGCATACGGAACTGGTTCTTTAAGAACAAAAGATTTTTATGATGGTGTAGCTCTTGGTACAGGTTGGAGTCTAGAAAATGTAGTTCTTCTAGACCAAATTATGGAATATGGTATCTATAAAGAAAAACTTCACTCTTTTGCGGGTTGTACTTCTATCGTTTCTTATGGAGAACAATCAAAAGATGGCGGAATGTACATCGGACGTAACTTAGACTGGAGTCCTGCTTTTAATAAATTCCCTACCGTATTTACAGTTAGAAAACCTAACGATGGTTCTTACAAAATGGCTACTGCAGGCTGGCCAGGAATGTATTGTGCTTTTACTGCGATGAATGAACATGGAGTATACCTGGATGTTCATGATGGAACAAGCATGGGTGGTTCTTTAGTCTTTTTAGAAAGACCTTCGCTTCTCAACACTTTAACTGATATTTTAAGTGAGTCGAAAACACTAAAAGCAGTAAAAAGTAGATTTAATGGTATGGTCAATAGCCTTTCTATCATCTTTACCTTAGCAGACAAAACAGATGCAGCTTCTGTTGAAGGATCATCTTTTGGTGGCAATAGAGTACGTAATGCAAAAGAAGATACGTTAGTGGTTGCCAATTCATTTTTTAATGAAGATTGGGGACTAGGTTTAAGAGAAACAGTAAGTAACTCTATGAGACGTTTCTCTAATATGACTGATCGCTTGGCTGAACGTCGTGGTGAAGTGGATGCTAAAATCACAAGAGATTTAATGGACCTAAGATTATTTAATGAAGACGGTACATTTAAAGAAAATGGTGGTTGTACTAAACCCGCTTTACAAGATGCTGATCTTACCAACTATCAAACAGTATTTGATATCAATGAGCAAAAGGTGTGGATAAAAATTCCTGTTCCTGAATACTTTGCTGACTGGACTGAGATTGATTTAAAGAAATTGTGGAACTAA
- a CDS encoding SDR family oxidoreductase, which translates to MKHVLVAGATGYLGQYLVKELKNKGFWVRVLIRKESQKSLFEQVDDFYVGEITKPESIQDLTQNIDWVISTIGITRQKDGLTYMDVDYQGNANLLALAKKDKVEKFQYISALNGDRLKHLKIFEAKEKFVDELKQSGLSYSIVRPCGFFSDMKDFLDMAKSGRVYLFGDGNLKMNPIHGEDLAKVCLQLIQGENKESTVGGPDIFTQNDIATLALQAWGNPIKISHLPDAIRKLTIWLLRTFTSSKTYGPFEFFLTAMALDNVADVYGDHQLEIYFNNNTYNS; encoded by the coding sequence ATGAAGCATGTATTAGTAGCAGGTGCAACCGGTTATCTTGGGCAGTACCTTGTCAAAGAACTTAAAAACAAAGGTTTTTGGGTTAGAGTTTTGATCCGCAAAGAAAGTCAAAAAAGCCTTTTTGAACAGGTAGATGATTTTTACGTTGGTGAAATCACAAAACCTGAAAGTATCCAAGACTTAACTCAAAATATTGACTGGGTAATTTCAACGATTGGAATCACCCGTCAGAAAGATGGTCTCACTTATATGGATGTCGATTACCAAGGCAATGCCAACTTATTAGCGTTAGCAAAAAAAGATAAGGTAGAGAAGTTTCAGTACATTTCTGCTCTTAACGGTGACCGATTGAAACATCTAAAAATCTTCGAAGCCAAAGAGAAGTTTGTAGATGAGTTAAAACAATCTGGTTTATCGTATTCCATTGTAAGACCTTGCGGGTTCTTTTCAGACATGAAAGATTTTCTTGATATGGCAAAAAGCGGTAGAGTTTATCTTTTCGGTGACGGAAACTTAAAAATGAATCCGATTCACGGTGAAGACCTTGCAAAAGTATGTTTGCAACTGATACAAGGAGAAAACAAAGAATCCACAGTTGGTGGACCCGATATATTTACTCAAAATGATATTGCTACTTTAGCATTGCAAGCATGGGGTAATCCTATTAAAATCAGTCACCTGCCTGATGCAATAAGAAAACTTACCATCTGGTTATTAAGAACATTTACATCATCAAAAACATATGGCCCATTTGAGTTTTTCTTAACTGCAATGGCCTTAGACAATGTAGCTGATGTGTATGGAGATCATCAACTTGAAATTTACTTTAATAACAATACATATAACAGTTAA
- a CDS encoding porin — protein MKKLLFICLFILSFVPFTFASDNPKESNWKSFQDSLTLTLDSRLDFRSISYQQQTDQLGNDQRFQFSDFRIGLEGKFNQNFGFQFLYSPNDSRMGMNNLSDNILYANVHYTTHNERWHIKAGRSFLNVGTVEQSYNPNDVYTYSIIGNKLGVFKTGITTEYRTKKGQRIGLQIVNANEDSLGHQLNLEYNFYWYGTLIKDRIKTFFSYTTIHDKTNAFTSTPYAVNLGVRWKMGNWLLDTDYAFVQNMPNFRDNTMYQSIPIRFMYNGKKFKPSIKYIYDHVHFLDGLNPENSLGEMSVLNTNRIHTLEVALQYYPFPDRNLRFHLVGSYASDTYQYKHVTNSEFFNSKFTVSAGVRIGFDVLKGR, from the coding sequence ATGAAGAAGCTGCTTTTCATATGTCTATTTATATTATCTTTTGTTCCTTTTACTTTCGCCTCAGATAATCCCAAAGAAAGTAATTGGAAGAGTTTTCAAGATAGCTTGACCTTAACCTTGGATAGTCGATTAGATTTTAGATCTATCAGTTATCAACAACAAACGGATCAATTGGGCAATGACCAAAGATTTCAGTTTTCTGATTTTAGGATTGGCTTAGAAGGAAAATTTAATCAAAATTTTGGGTTTCAATTTCTCTATTCCCCTAATGATTCTAGAATGGGAATGAATAACCTATCGGATAATATCTTATATGCTAATGTTCATTATACCACACATAATGAAAGATGGCATATAAAAGCAGGTAGAAGTTTTTTAAATGTGGGTACAGTGGAACAATCCTACAACCCTAATGATGTCTATACCTATTCTATTATTGGAAATAAATTAGGTGTTTTTAAAACCGGTATTACTACTGAATACCGTACCAAGAAAGGACAAAGAATAGGACTTCAGATTGTCAATGCTAATGAAGACTCTTTGGGGCATCAACTAAATTTAGAATACAACTTTTATTGGTATGGAACACTTATTAAAGATAGAATCAAAACTTTCTTTAGTTACACAACAATCCATGATAAGACGAATGCTTTTACTTCCACACCTTATGCCGTCAACTTAGGTGTTCGTTGGAAAATGGGGAATTGGTTATTGGACACCGATTATGCTTTTGTACAGAACATGCCCAATTTTCGGGACAATACTATGTACCAGTCAATACCCATTCGTTTCATGTATAATGGTAAGAAATTTAAACCTTCTATAAAATACATTTATGACCACGTACACTTTCTAGATGGATTAAATCCCGAAAATAGTTTAGGTGAAATGAGCGTTTTAAATACAAACCGTATCCATACTTTAGAAGTTGCTTTACAGTATTATCCATTTCCAGATAGGAATCTAAGATTTCATCTTGTAGGTAGTTACGCTTCTGATACCTATCAATATAAACATGTTACCAATAGTGAATTTTTCAATTCAAAATTTACTGTTTCTGCAGGAGTAAGAATAGGTTTTGATGTGCTAAAAGGGCGATAA
- a CDS encoding sensor histidine kinase, translating to MIRLLKRPVYLSTILIILIFIIDLIIPLGVAVGVLYVCCIALLIRVDTATTLKLALLSTFLTAVIPILTIDSHTTWMAFVNRGISIASIWVLYFIVIKHKKLNDIKKVYTNKLIHKNKEQEQFIYIASHDLQEPLNTVMSFSNVLNDKYYDVLDERGRKCLTYVHQASARMSALVKALLDYGRLGKNREKEEIDCNVMLNDIIMDLDERIQTSHAKITIGELPIINGYKNELRMLFQNLLTNAIKFRREGHPPQITISAQKEDKSWTFYVQDNGIGIAEEHKQKVFTIFQRLHTTSEYEGTGIGLAHCNKIIDLHHGKLWLESELNKGSTFYFNLPI from the coding sequence ATGATTCGTTTGCTTAAAAGACCTGTTTACCTGAGCACTATTTTAATTATTCTTATTTTTATAATAGACCTTATTATACCATTAGGAGTAGCTGTAGGTGTTCTTTATGTATGTTGTATTGCCCTTTTAATTAGAGTAGACACTGCTACCACTTTAAAACTTGCTCTATTATCCACTTTTTTAACTGCAGTTATTCCAATTTTGACGATTGACTCCCATACTACATGGATGGCTTTTGTTAATCGAGGGATTTCTATTGCGTCCATTTGGGTACTTTATTTTATTGTTATCAAACACAAAAAGTTAAATGACATAAAAAAAGTCTATACCAATAAGCTAATTCATAAAAACAAAGAACAAGAACAGTTTATATATATTGCAAGCCATGATCTCCAAGAACCACTAAATACGGTGATGAGTTTTTCTAATGTATTGAATGATAAATATTATGATGTTTTAGATGAGCGGGGACGAAAATGTCTCACCTATGTTCACCAAGCTAGTGCAAGAATGAGTGCTTTGGTAAAAGCTCTTTTAGATTATGGTCGCTTAGGTAAAAATAGAGAAAAAGAGGAGATCGATTGTAATGTGATGTTAAATGATATTATTATGGATCTTGATGAGAGAATTCAAACATCACATGCTAAAATCACAATTGGTGAACTCCCTATTATTAATGGATATAAGAATGAGTTAAGAATGCTCTTTCAGAATTTACTGACCAATGCCATCAAATTTAGAAGAGAAGGGCATCCACCTCAAATCACTATTAGTGCACAAAAAGAAGATAAATCTTGGACCTTCTATGTACAAGATAATGGTATTGGTATCGCAGAAGAACATAAACAAAAGGTATTCACCATTTTCCAACGCTTACATACAACTAGTGAGTATGAAGGAACAGGTATTGGTTTAGCCCATTGCAATAAAATTATCGATTTACACCATGGAAAATTATGGTTAGAATCTGAATTAAATAAAGGAAGTACATTTTACTTTAACTTACCCATATAA
- a CDS encoding C45 family autoproteolytic acyltransferase/hydolase, whose amino-acid sequence MKNLKNYLFVVIAFIFSTNVIAQKSITENLSELNLKSEYKGGKLYEANGFLIPVIEGSNEEMGEQYGALMKEEMQKAYDFLIQPELKEGKLDQETIQFWVNRAYGTGSLRTKQFYDGVAKGSGWSLNDVVFLDQIMEYGIYYGKLHSFAGCTSIAAWGENSKDGEMYIGRNMDWSEAFLNFPTVLTVRKPNDGSYKMATTGWPGMFCAFTAMNEEGVYIDLHDGTSMGGSLVFLERPSIINTLTDFMSESASLDALKAKFNGMNNSTSTIFTIADSKSAASMECSSLNGNRVRLPKGDAITVVNTFLVDDWGLGKRETVSNSLRRYSNMEDRLAESKGKVDAQYTRDLMDIRIFNEDGSFKENGGSTKPALQDADLTVYQTVFDIHNQKVWMKVPVPEYFADWTEINLNELWK is encoded by the coding sequence ATGAAAAACTTAAAAAATTACTTATTCGTTGTTATCGCATTTATCTTTTCTACAAATGTTATCGCTCAAAAAAGCATTACAGAAAATTTATCTGAATTGAATCTAAAAAGTGAATACAAAGGAGGCAAGCTATATGAAGCCAATGGATTTTTAATTCCAGTAATTGAAGGTTCAAATGAGGAAATGGGAGAACAATATGGAGCCTTAATGAAAGAAGAAATGCAAAAAGCATATGACTTCTTAATTCAACCAGAATTGAAAGAAGGTAAACTCGATCAAGAAACGATTCAGTTCTGGGTAAATAGAGCATACGGAACAGGCTCTCTTAGAACTAAACAATTTTATGATGGTGTGGCCAAAGGATCCGGTTGGTCTTTAAATGATGTTGTATTCTTAGATCAAATAATGGAATATGGTATCTATTATGGTAAACTTCATTCATTTGCAGGTTGTACATCTATTGCGGCTTGGGGAGAAAATTCTAAAGATGGAGAAATGTACATCGGTCGTAATATGGACTGGTCTGAAGCCTTTTTAAATTTCCCAACTGTACTTACTGTTAGAAAGCCTAACGATGGATCATACAAAATGGCAACTACAGGATGGCCTGGTATGTTCTGTGCTTTCACTGCAATGAACGAAGAAGGTGTTTATATTGATTTGCATGATGGTACAAGTATGGGTGGTTCTTTAGTATTCTTAGAGAGACCGTCGATCATCAATACTCTAACTGACTTTATGAGTGAGTCGGCTTCATTAGATGCTTTAAAAGCAAAATTCAACGGAATGAATAACAGTACTTCTACCATCTTTACTATTGCTGATAGTAAAAGTGCTGCTTCGATGGAATGTTCTTCATTAAACGGAAATAGAGTGCGCTTACCAAAAGGTGATGCGATTACAGTTGTAAATACTTTCTTAGTAGATGATTGGGGATTAGGTAAGAGAGAAACTGTAAGTAATTCGTTAAGAAGATACTCTAATATGGAAGATCGCTTAGCTGAAAGTAAAGGTAAAGTAGATGCTCAATACACAAGAGACCTAATGGATATTAGAATCTTCAATGAAGATGGTTCTTTCAAAGAAAATGGTGGGTCTACAAAGCCAGCATTACAGGATGCAGACTTAACAGTATACCAAACAGTATTTGATATCCATAATCAAAAGGTTTGGATGAAAGTTCCTGTTCCAGAGTACTTTGCTGACTGGACTGAAATCAACCTAAACGAATTATGGAAATAA
- a CDS encoding Crp/Fnr family transcriptional regulator: MQRLIDSIKAYITLDQEELSILEESLSIKQYTKKEVIFSEGQVANELYFVTKGCVRLFYNVEGIDKTAFFYTEGQFICAGESFTFGTPALESYQAIEPTELIIFTKSDIEKLTRLVPKMEVIARVAVENELITSQKIIASFVTKSAKERYRDLLNTQKELFQRVPQQFIASFLGVSPETLSRIKARVHKEDLS; encoded by the coding sequence ATGCAAAGATTAATAGATAGCATCAAAGCTTATATTACATTAGATCAAGAAGAACTTTCTATTTTAGAAGAGTCTCTATCCATCAAACAGTATACAAAAAAAGAAGTCATTTTTAGCGAGGGCCAAGTAGCCAATGAGCTTTACTTTGTTACTAAAGGCTGTGTACGACTATTTTATAATGTAGAGGGAATCGACAAAACAGCTTTTTTCTATACTGAAGGACAATTTATCTGTGCTGGCGAAAGTTTTACCTTTGGAACGCCTGCTTTGGAAAGTTATCAAGCCATTGAACCTACAGAGTTGATTATTTTTACTAAATCTGATATTGAAAAACTAACTCGCCTAGTTCCAAAAATGGAAGTGATTGCAAGAGTGGCGGTAGAAAATGAATTAATTACAAGTCAGAAAATCATTGCTTCTTTTGTCACCAAATCTGCTAAAGAAAGATATCGTGATTTACTAAATACTCAAAAAGAATTATTCCAAAGAGTTCCACAACAATTTATTGCTTCCTTCTTGGGTGTATCTCCTGAGACCTTAAGTAGAATAAAAGCTAGAGTTCACAAAGAAGACCTTTCTTGA
- a CDS encoding HAD family hydrolase produces MKNNIKTIAFDADDTLWVNETYFQEAEKQFAELLKDYLPLQEVSKELFQTEIKNLPLYGYGVKGFMLCMIETANRVSNNTISPTVINKILEIGNELILQPIDVLDGVITTLDALKDDYRLIVATKGDLLDQERKLKNSGLEHYFHHIEIMSDKKVMDYQKLIHHLDSKPEEFLMIGNSVKSDILPVLELGGYAAHVPFHTTWAHEKHEEDIQNPHFTKLQAINEIVSILK; encoded by the coding sequence ATGAAAAACAATATTAAAACCATAGCATTTGATGCTGACGATACATTGTGGGTCAATGAGACGTATTTTCAGGAAGCTGAAAAGCAATTTGCAGAATTATTAAAAGATTACCTTCCATTACAAGAAGTCTCTAAGGAGTTATTTCAGACAGAAATCAAAAATTTACCATTATACGGTTATGGAGTAAAGGGATTTATGCTGTGTATGATTGAAACAGCCAATAGAGTATCCAATAACACCATCTCACCTACTGTAATCAATAAAATTTTAGAAATAGGAAACGAGCTTATCCTCCAACCTATCGATGTACTTGATGGAGTAATTACTACTTTAGATGCCTTAAAAGATGATTACAGATTGATTGTAGCTACAAAAGGTGATCTTTTAGACCAAGAACGTAAATTGAAAAACTCAGGATTGGAACATTATTTCCATCACATTGAAATCATGAGTGATAAAAAAGTAATGGATTACCAAAAACTTATTCATCACTTAGATAGCAAACCTGAAGAGTTTTTGATGATTGGTAACTCAGTAAAATCAGATATTCTTCCAGTATTGGAGCTAGGGGGTTATGCAGCACATGTACCATTCCATACAACATGGGCGCATGAAAAGCATGAGGAAGATATACAAAACCCTCACTTCACAAAGTTACAAGCTATCAATGAAATCGTTAGTATTTTAAAATAG